The following coding sequences are from one Macaca nemestrina isolate mMacNem1 chromosome 1, mMacNem.hap1, whole genome shotgun sequence window:
- the LOC105484599 gene encoding proteoglycan 4 isoform X1 — MAWKTLPIYLLLLLSVFVIQQVSSQDLSSCAGRCGEGYSRDATCNCDYNCQHYMECCPDFKRVCTVELSCKGRCFESFERGRECDCDAQCKKYDKCCPDYESFCAEVHNPTSPPSAKKAPPPSGASQTIKSTTKRSPKPPNKKKTKKVVESEEITEEHSVSENQESSSSSSSSSSSSTIRKIKSSKNSAANRELQKKLKGKDNKKNRTKKKPTPKPPVVDEAGSGLDNGDFKVTTTPATSTTQHNKVTTSPKITTAKPKNPRPSLPPNSDTSKQTSLTTNKETTVETKEPTTTNKQTSTDGKETTSAKETQSVEKTSAKDLAPTSKVPAKPTPKAETTTKGPALTTPKEPTPTTPKEPASTTPKEPAPTTTKSAPTTPKEPAPTTPKEPAPTTPKKPAPIAPKEPSPTTTKKPAPTTPKEPLPTTTKEPAPTIPKEPAPTTPKEPATTTPKEPAPTTTKEPAPTTPKEPSPTTPKELTPTTPKEPTPTPPKEPAPTTPKEPAPTPPKEPAPTTTKTPAPTTPKEPGPTTPKEPAPTTTKKPAPTTPKEPAPTTPKELTPTTTKKPAPTTPKELTPTTTKKPAPTTPKELTPTIPEELVPTTPEEPTPTTPEEPTPTTPEKPTPTTPEEPTPTTPEEPTPTTPEEPAPTTPKAPAPTTSKEPAPKTAPTTPKEPAPTTPKGTAPTTLKETAPTTPKETAPTTPKGTAPTTPKGTAPKTLKETAPTTPKGTAPTTLNEPALTTPKQPAPKELAPTTTKEPTPTTSDKPAPTTPKEPTPTTPKKPAPTTPETPPATTSEASTPTTTMEPPTSHKSSDESTPELSAEPTPKVLENSSKKPSVPTTKTPAVTKSEMTTIAKDKITERDIRTTPETTTVAPKMTKETATTTEKTTESKITTTATEVTSTTTQDTTPFKITTFKTTTLAPKVTTTTKTITTTEIMNKPEETAKPKDRAPNSKATTAKPQKPTKAPKKPTSTKKPTSTKKPTSTKKPKTTPRVRKPKTTPTPPKMTSTMPELNPTSRVAEAMLQTTTRPSQTPNSKLFEVNPKNEDAGGAEGETPHMLPRPHVFTPIVIPGMDYSLRVPNQGIIINPMLSDETDICNGRPVDGLTTLRNGTLVAFRGHYFWMLSPFSPPSPARRITEVWGIPSPIDTVFTRCNCEGKTFFFKDSQYWRFTNDIKDAGYPKPIVKGFGGLTGQIVAALSIAKYKNRPESVYFFKRGGSIQQYIYKQEPVQKCPGRRPALNYPVYGETTQVRRRRFERAIGPSLTHTIRIHYSPVRLAYQDKGFLHNEVKVSTLWRGLPNVVTSAISLPNIRKPDGYDYYAFSKDQYYNIDVPSRTARAITTRSGQTLSKVWYNCP; from the exons atttatcaAGCTGTGCAGGGAGATGTGGGGAAGGGTATTCTAGAGATGCCACCTGCAACTGTGATTATAACTGTCAACACTACATGGAGTGCTGCCCTGATTTCAAGAGAGTCTGCACTGTGG AGCTTTCCTGTAAAGGCCGCTGCTTTGAGTCCTTCgagagagggagggagtgtgACTGCGACGCCCAATGTAAGAAGTATGACAAGTGCTGTCCTGATTATGAGAGTTTCTGTGCAGAAG TGCATAATCCCACATCACCACCATCTGCAAAGAAAGCACCTCCACCTTCAGGAGCATCTCAAACCATCAAATCAACAACCAAACGTTCACCCAAACCACCAAACAAGAAGAAGACTAAGAAAGTTGTAGAATCAGAGGAAATAACAGAAG AACATTCTGTTTCTGAAAATCAagagtcctcctcctcctcctcctcttcctcttcttcttcaacAATTCGGAAAATCAAGTCTTCCAAAAATTCAGCTGCTAATAGAGAATTACAGAAGAAACTCAAAG GAAAAGATAACAAGAAGAACAGAACTAAAAAGAAACCTACTCCCAAACCACCAGTtgtagatgaagctggaagtggATTGGACAATGGTGACTTCAAGGTTACCACAACTCCTGCCACGTCTACCACCCAACACAATAAAGTCACCACATCTCCCAAAATCACAACAGCAAAACCAAAAAATCCCAGACCCAGTCTTCCACCTAATTCTGATACATCTAAACAGACATCTTTGACAACGAATAAAGAGACAACAGTTGAAACTAAAGAACCTACTACAACAAATAAACAGACTTCAACTGATGGAAAAGAGACTACTTCAGCTAAAGAGACACAAAGTGTAGAGAAAACATCAGCTAAAGATTTAGCACCTACATCTAAAGTGCCGGCTAAACCTACACCCAAAGCTGAAACTACAACCAAAGGCCCTGCTCTTACCACCCCCAAGGAGCCTACACCCACCACTCCCAAGGAGCCTGCATCTACCACTCCCAAAGAGcctgcacccaccaccaccaagtCTGCACCCACTACTCCCAAGGAGCCTGCCCCAACTACCCCCAAGGAGCCTGCACCCACCACTCCCAAGAAGCCTGCACCAATTGCACCCAAGGAGCCTTCACCCACCACTACCAAGAAGCCTGCACCCACCACTCCCAAGGAGCCTTTACCCACCACCACTAAGGAGCCAGCACCCACCATCCCCAAGGAGCCTGCACCCACCACTCCCAAGGAGCCTGCAACCACCACTCCCAAGGAGCCTGCACCCACCACCACTAAGGAGCCTGCACCCACCACCCCCAAGGAGCCTTCACCCACCACTCCCAAGGAGCTCACACCCACCACTCCCAAGGAGCCTACCCCAACTCCCCCCAAGGAGCCTGCACCCACCACTCCCAAGGAGCCTGCCCCAACTCCCCCCAAGGAGcctgcacccaccaccaccaagaCGCCTGCACCCACTACTCCCAAGGAGCCTGGCCCAACCACCCCCAAGGAGCCTGCACCCACCACCACTAAAAAGCCTGCACCCACCACCCCCAAGGAGCCTGCACCCACCACTCCCAAGGAGCTCacacccaccaccaccaagaaGCCTGCACCCACCACTCCCAAGGAGCTCacacccaccaccaccaagaaGCCTGCACCCACTACTCCCAAGGAGCTCACACCCACCATCCCTGAGGAGCTCGTACCCACCACCCCTGAGGAGCCCACACCCACCACCCCTGAGGAGCCCACACCCACCACCCCTGAGAAGCCCACACCCACCACCCCTGAGGAGCCCACACCCACCACCCCTGAGGAGCCCACACCCACCACCCCTGAGGAACCTGCTCCCACCACTCCCAAGGCACCAGCTCCCACCACCTCTAAGGAGCCTGCTCCAAAAACTGCTCCAACCACCCCTAAGGAGCCTGCTCCAACTACCCCTAAGGGGACTGCTCCAACGACCCTCAAGGAGACTGCTCCAACTACCCCTAAGGAGACTGCTCCGACCACCCCTAAGGGGACTGCTCCAACTACCCCTAAGGGGACTGCTCCAAAGACCCTCAAGGAGACTGCTCCAACTACCCCTAAGGGGACTGCTCCAACTACCCTCAATGAACCTGCACTCACTACTCCCAAGCAGCCTGCCCCCAAGGAGCttgcacccaccaccaccaaggAGCCCACACCCACCACCTCTGACAAGCCCGCTCCAACTACCCCTAAGGAGCCTACACCCACTACCCCCAAGAAGCCTGCTCCAACTACTCCTGAGACACCTCCTGCAACCACTTCAGAGGCCTCTACTCCAACTACCACCATGGAGCCTCCCACTAGCCACAAAAGCTCTGATGAATCAACTCCTGAGCTTTCTGCAGAACCCACACCAAAGGTTCTTGAAAACAGTTCCAAGAAACCCAGTGTACCTACAACTAAGACTCCTGCAGTGACTAAATCTGAAATGACTACAATAGCTAAAGACAAGATAACAGAAAGAGACATACGTACTACACCTGAAACTACAACTGTTGCACCTAAGATGACAAAAGAGACAGCAACTACAACAGAAAAAACTACCGAATCCAAAATAACAACTACAGCCACAGAAGTAACATCTACCACTACTCAAGATACCACACCATTCAAAATTACTACTTTTAAAACAACTACTCTTGCACCCAAAGTAACTACTACAACAAAGACAATTACTACAACTGAGATCATGAACAAACCTGAAGAAACAGCTAAACCAAAAGATAGAGCTCCTAATTCTAAAGCGACAACTGCTAAACCTCAAAAGCCAACCAAAGCACCCAAAAAGCCCACTTCTACCAAAAAGCCCACTTCTACCAAAAAGCCCACTTCTACCAAAAAGCCAAAAACAACACCTAGAGTGAGAAAACCAAAGACGACACCAACTCCCCCCAAGATGACATCAACAATGCCAGAATTGAACCCTACCTCAAGAGTAGCAGAAGCCATGCTCCAAACCACCACCAGACCTAGCCAAACTCCAAACTCCAAACTATTTGAAGTAAATCCAAAGAATGAAGATGCAGGTGGTGCTGAAGGAGAAACACCTCACATGCTTCCCAGGCCCCATGTGTTCACGCCTATAGTTATTCCCGGCATGGATTACTCACTGAGAGTACCCAATCAAGGCATTATCATCAATCCCATGCTTTCCG atGAGACCGATATATGCAATGGTAGGCCAGTAGATGGACTGACTACTTTGCGCAATGGGACATTAGTTGCATTCCGAG gTCATTATTTCTGGATGCTAAGTCCATTCAGTCCACCATCTCCAGCTCGCAGAATTACTGAAGTCTGGGGTATTCCTTCCCCCATTGATACTGTTTTTACTAGGTGCAACTGTGAAGGAAAAACTTTCTTCTTTAAG GATTCTCAGTACTGGCGTTTTACCAATGATATAAAAGATGCAGGGTATCCCAAACCAATTGTCAAAGGATTTGGAGGACTAACTGGACAAATAGTGGCAGCGCTTTCAATAGCTAAATACAAGAACCGGCCTGAATCTGTGTATTTTTTCAAGAGAG GTGGCAGTATTCAGCAGTATATTTATAAACAGGAACCTGTACAGAAGTGCCCTGGAAGAAGGCCTGCTCTAAATTATCCAGTGTATGGAGAAACGACACAGGTTAGGAGACGTCGCTTTGAACGTGCTATAGGACCTTCTCTAACACACACCATCAGAATTCACTATTCACCCGTCAGACTGGCTTATCAAGACAAAG GTTTCCTTCATAATGAAGTTAAAGTGAGTACACTGTGGAGAGGACTTCCAAATGTGGTTACCTCAGCTATATCACTGCCCAACATTAGAAAACCTGATGGCTATGATTACTATGCCTTTTCTAAAG ATCAATACTATAACATTGATGTGCCTAGTAGAACAGCAAGAGCAATTACTACTCGTTCTGGGCAGACCTTATCCAAAGTCTGGTACAACTGTCCTTAG
- the LOC105484599 gene encoding proteoglycan 4 isoform X3, which translates to MAWKTLPIYLLLLLSVFVIQQVSSQDLSSCAGRCGEGYSRDATCNCDYNCQHYMECCPDFKRVCTVELSCKGRCFESFERGRECDCDAQCKKYDKCCPDYESFCAEVHNPTSPPSAKKAPPPSGASQTIKSTTKRSPKPPNKKKTKKVVESEEITEGKDNKKNRTKKKPTPKPPVVDEAGSGLDNGDFKVTTTPATSTTQHNKVTTSPKITTAKPKNPRPSLPPNSDTSKQTSLTTNKETTVETKEPTTTNKQTSTDGKETTSAKETQSVEKTSAKDLAPTSKVPAKPTPKAETTTKGPALTTPKEPTPTTPKEPASTTPKEPAPTTTKSAPTTPKEPAPTTPKEPAPTTPKKPAPIAPKEPSPTTTKKPAPTTPKEPLPTTTKEPAPTIPKEPAPTTPKEPATTTPKEPAPTTTKEPAPTTPKEPSPTTPKELTPTTPKEPTPTPPKEPAPTTPKEPAPTPPKEPAPTTTKTPAPTTPKEPGPTTPKEPAPTTTKKPAPTTPKEPAPTTPKELTPTTTKKPAPTTPKELTPTTTKKPAPTTPKELTPTIPEELVPTTPEEPTPTTPEEPTPTTPEKPTPTTPEEPTPTTPEEPTPTTPEEPAPTTPKAPAPTTSKEPAPKTAPTTPKEPAPTTPKGTAPTTLKETAPTTPKETAPTTPKGTAPTTPKGTAPKTLKETAPTTPKGTAPTTLNEPALTTPKQPAPKELAPTTTKEPTPTTSDKPAPTTPKEPTPTTPKKPAPTTPETPPATTSEASTPTTTMEPPTSHKSSDESTPELSAEPTPKVLENSSKKPSVPTTKTPAVTKSEMTTIAKDKITERDIRTTPETTTVAPKMTKETATTTEKTTESKITTTATEVTSTTTQDTTPFKITTFKTTTLAPKVTTTTKTITTTEIMNKPEETAKPKDRAPNSKATTAKPQKPTKAPKKPTSTKKPTSTKKPTSTKKPKTTPRVRKPKTTPTPPKMTSTMPELNPTSRVAEAMLQTTTRPSQTPNSKLFEVNPKNEDAGGAEGETPHMLPRPHVFTPIVIPGMDYSLRVPNQGIIINPMLSDETDICNGRPVDGLTTLRNGTLVAFRGHYFWMLSPFSPPSPARRITEVWGIPSPIDTVFTRCNCEGKTFFFKDSQYWRFTNDIKDAGYPKPIVKGFGGLTGQIVAALSIAKYKNRPESVYFFKRGGSIQQYIYKQEPVQKCPGRRPALNYPVYGETTQVRRRRFERAIGPSLTHTIRIHYSPVRLAYQDKGFLHNEVKVSTLWRGLPNVVTSAISLPNIRKPDGYDYYAFSKDQYYNIDVPSRTARAITTRSGQTLSKVWYNCP; encoded by the exons atttatcaAGCTGTGCAGGGAGATGTGGGGAAGGGTATTCTAGAGATGCCACCTGCAACTGTGATTATAACTGTCAACACTACATGGAGTGCTGCCCTGATTTCAAGAGAGTCTGCACTGTGG AGCTTTCCTGTAAAGGCCGCTGCTTTGAGTCCTTCgagagagggagggagtgtgACTGCGACGCCCAATGTAAGAAGTATGACAAGTGCTGTCCTGATTATGAGAGTTTCTGTGCAGAAG TGCATAATCCCACATCACCACCATCTGCAAAGAAAGCACCTCCACCTTCAGGAGCATCTCAAACCATCAAATCAACAACCAAACGTTCACCCAAACCACCAAACAAGAAGAAGACTAAGAAAGTTGTAGAATCAGAGGAAATAACAGAAG GAAAAGATAACAAGAAGAACAGAACTAAAAAGAAACCTACTCCCAAACCACCAGTtgtagatgaagctggaagtggATTGGACAATGGTGACTTCAAGGTTACCACAACTCCTGCCACGTCTACCACCCAACACAATAAAGTCACCACATCTCCCAAAATCACAACAGCAAAACCAAAAAATCCCAGACCCAGTCTTCCACCTAATTCTGATACATCTAAACAGACATCTTTGACAACGAATAAAGAGACAACAGTTGAAACTAAAGAACCTACTACAACAAATAAACAGACTTCAACTGATGGAAAAGAGACTACTTCAGCTAAAGAGACACAAAGTGTAGAGAAAACATCAGCTAAAGATTTAGCACCTACATCTAAAGTGCCGGCTAAACCTACACCCAAAGCTGAAACTACAACCAAAGGCCCTGCTCTTACCACCCCCAAGGAGCCTACACCCACCACTCCCAAGGAGCCTGCATCTACCACTCCCAAAGAGcctgcacccaccaccaccaagtCTGCACCCACTACTCCCAAGGAGCCTGCCCCAACTACCCCCAAGGAGCCTGCACCCACCACTCCCAAGAAGCCTGCACCAATTGCACCCAAGGAGCCTTCACCCACCACTACCAAGAAGCCTGCACCCACCACTCCCAAGGAGCCTTTACCCACCACCACTAAGGAGCCAGCACCCACCATCCCCAAGGAGCCTGCACCCACCACTCCCAAGGAGCCTGCAACCACCACTCCCAAGGAGCCTGCACCCACCACCACTAAGGAGCCTGCACCCACCACCCCCAAGGAGCCTTCACCCACCACTCCCAAGGAGCTCACACCCACCACTCCCAAGGAGCCTACCCCAACTCCCCCCAAGGAGCCTGCACCCACCACTCCCAAGGAGCCTGCCCCAACTCCCCCCAAGGAGcctgcacccaccaccaccaagaCGCCTGCACCCACTACTCCCAAGGAGCCTGGCCCAACCACCCCCAAGGAGCCTGCACCCACCACCACTAAAAAGCCTGCACCCACCACCCCCAAGGAGCCTGCACCCACCACTCCCAAGGAGCTCacacccaccaccaccaagaaGCCTGCACCCACCACTCCCAAGGAGCTCacacccaccaccaccaagaaGCCTGCACCCACTACTCCCAAGGAGCTCACACCCACCATCCCTGAGGAGCTCGTACCCACCACCCCTGAGGAGCCCACACCCACCACCCCTGAGGAGCCCACACCCACCACCCCTGAGAAGCCCACACCCACCACCCCTGAGGAGCCCACACCCACCACCCCTGAGGAGCCCACACCCACCACCCCTGAGGAACCTGCTCCCACCACTCCCAAGGCACCAGCTCCCACCACCTCTAAGGAGCCTGCTCCAAAAACTGCTCCAACCACCCCTAAGGAGCCTGCTCCAACTACCCCTAAGGGGACTGCTCCAACGACCCTCAAGGAGACTGCTCCAACTACCCCTAAGGAGACTGCTCCGACCACCCCTAAGGGGACTGCTCCAACTACCCCTAAGGGGACTGCTCCAAAGACCCTCAAGGAGACTGCTCCAACTACCCCTAAGGGGACTGCTCCAACTACCCTCAATGAACCTGCACTCACTACTCCCAAGCAGCCTGCCCCCAAGGAGCttgcacccaccaccaccaaggAGCCCACACCCACCACCTCTGACAAGCCCGCTCCAACTACCCCTAAGGAGCCTACACCCACTACCCCCAAGAAGCCTGCTCCAACTACTCCTGAGACACCTCCTGCAACCACTTCAGAGGCCTCTACTCCAACTACCACCATGGAGCCTCCCACTAGCCACAAAAGCTCTGATGAATCAACTCCTGAGCTTTCTGCAGAACCCACACCAAAGGTTCTTGAAAACAGTTCCAAGAAACCCAGTGTACCTACAACTAAGACTCCTGCAGTGACTAAATCTGAAATGACTACAATAGCTAAAGACAAGATAACAGAAAGAGACATACGTACTACACCTGAAACTACAACTGTTGCACCTAAGATGACAAAAGAGACAGCAACTACAACAGAAAAAACTACCGAATCCAAAATAACAACTACAGCCACAGAAGTAACATCTACCACTACTCAAGATACCACACCATTCAAAATTACTACTTTTAAAACAACTACTCTTGCACCCAAAGTAACTACTACAACAAAGACAATTACTACAACTGAGATCATGAACAAACCTGAAGAAACAGCTAAACCAAAAGATAGAGCTCCTAATTCTAAAGCGACAACTGCTAAACCTCAAAAGCCAACCAAAGCACCCAAAAAGCCCACTTCTACCAAAAAGCCCACTTCTACCAAAAAGCCCACTTCTACCAAAAAGCCAAAAACAACACCTAGAGTGAGAAAACCAAAGACGACACCAACTCCCCCCAAGATGACATCAACAATGCCAGAATTGAACCCTACCTCAAGAGTAGCAGAAGCCATGCTCCAAACCACCACCAGACCTAGCCAAACTCCAAACTCCAAACTATTTGAAGTAAATCCAAAGAATGAAGATGCAGGTGGTGCTGAAGGAGAAACACCTCACATGCTTCCCAGGCCCCATGTGTTCACGCCTATAGTTATTCCCGGCATGGATTACTCACTGAGAGTACCCAATCAAGGCATTATCATCAATCCCATGCTTTCCG atGAGACCGATATATGCAATGGTAGGCCAGTAGATGGACTGACTACTTTGCGCAATGGGACATTAGTTGCATTCCGAG gTCATTATTTCTGGATGCTAAGTCCATTCAGTCCACCATCTCCAGCTCGCAGAATTACTGAAGTCTGGGGTATTCCTTCCCCCATTGATACTGTTTTTACTAGGTGCAACTGTGAAGGAAAAACTTTCTTCTTTAAG GATTCTCAGTACTGGCGTTTTACCAATGATATAAAAGATGCAGGGTATCCCAAACCAATTGTCAAAGGATTTGGAGGACTAACTGGACAAATAGTGGCAGCGCTTTCAATAGCTAAATACAAGAACCGGCCTGAATCTGTGTATTTTTTCAAGAGAG GTGGCAGTATTCAGCAGTATATTTATAAACAGGAACCTGTACAGAAGTGCCCTGGAAGAAGGCCTGCTCTAAATTATCCAGTGTATGGAGAAACGACACAGGTTAGGAGACGTCGCTTTGAACGTGCTATAGGACCTTCTCTAACACACACCATCAGAATTCACTATTCACCCGTCAGACTGGCTTATCAAGACAAAG GTTTCCTTCATAATGAAGTTAAAGTGAGTACACTGTGGAGAGGACTTCCAAATGTGGTTACCTCAGCTATATCACTGCCCAACATTAGAAAACCTGATGGCTATGATTACTATGCCTTTTCTAAAG ATCAATACTATAACATTGATGTGCCTAGTAGAACAGCAAGAGCAATTACTACTCGTTCTGGGCAGACCTTATCCAAAGTCTGGTACAACTGTCCTTAG